Proteins encoded in a region of the Haloglomus salinum genome:
- a CDS encoding winged helix-turn-helix domain-containing protein, giving the protein MARTDALAVDERSDPGAGAERAPDWETVADLPASAKLVARVLEHEGTLSGTEIAEETRLPPRTVRYAVGRLGEAGVVTESFSLRDAREKRYELRID; this is encoded by the coding sequence ATGGCTCGAACCGACGCGCTGGCGGTGGACGAGCGGAGCGACCCCGGGGCCGGTGCCGAGCGCGCCCCCGACTGGGAGACCGTCGCCGACCTCCCGGCGAGTGCGAAGCTGGTGGCCCGCGTCCTGGAGCACGAGGGCACGCTGAGCGGAACCGAGATCGCCGAGGAGACCCGGCTCCCGCCCCGGACCGTCCGGTACGCCGTCGGGCGACTGGGGGAGGCCGGCGTCGTCACCGAGTCGTTCTCGCTCCGGGATGCACGCGAGAAGCGCTACGAGCTCCGGATCGACTGA